A genomic segment from Desulfonatronum lacustre DSM 10312 encodes:
- a CDS encoding GTP-binding protein has translation MAKAKFERTKPHVNVGTIGHIDHGKTTLTAAITKMLSIKGGANFVPFDQI, from the coding sequence ATGGCCAAGGCAAAATTTGAGCGGACCAAACCGCACGTTAACGTCGGCACCATCGGCCACATCGACCACGGCAAGACGACGTTGACCGCCGCGATCACCAAGATGCTGAGCATCAAGGGCGGCGCGAACTTCGTCCCGTTCGACCAGATCG